One genomic window of Luteitalea pratensis includes the following:
- a CDS encoding ThuA domain-containing protein, which produces MRSLLRITSVICVAVCLSVAAPVAAQVQGPRKRLLVIGEEKGYRHEAVTHAMVTMARLGKETGLWDTVIRTDTEALTKKKLEYNAKNLNDFDAVVFYTGGTLEMDASQQADFLSFVHDDGKGFLGIHSATITFTKWPAYGELIGGYFDEHPWGTFDAPVIIEDPAFPGMKQWPSAFTISDEIYQIRNFSRTTTRVLMRLDPSKLDLDNPRVHRTDADFAVTWARMYGQGRVFYSTLGHVEANWDKPEMQTMIAEAIKWVLKLVDADVSPRAAPR; this is translated from the coding sequence ATGCGTTCACTCCTGCGAATCACCTCAGTCATCTGTGTGGCCGTGTGTCTCTCGGTCGCCGCGCCCGTCGCCGCGCAGGTACAGGGGCCGCGCAAGCGCCTCCTGGTGATCGGCGAGGAAAAGGGCTATCGGCACGAGGCCGTGACGCATGCGATGGTGACGATGGCGCGCCTCGGCAAGGAGACCGGCCTGTGGGACACCGTCATCCGTACCGATACCGAAGCGCTCACGAAGAAGAAGCTGGAATACAACGCGAAGAATCTGAACGACTTCGACGCGGTCGTCTTCTACACGGGCGGCACTCTCGAGATGGACGCCAGCCAGCAGGCCGACTTCCTGTCCTTCGTTCACGACGACGGCAAGGGCTTCCTCGGCATTCACAGCGCGACGATCACGTTCACGAAGTGGCCGGCATACGGCGAGCTGATCGGCGGCTACTTCGACGAGCACCCGTGGGGCACGTTCGACGCGCCCGTCATCATCGAAGACCCGGCATTCCCCGGCATGAAGCAATGGCCATCGGCGTTCACGATCAGCGACGAGATCTATCAGATCAGGAATTTCTCGAGAACGACGACGCGGGTCTTGATGCGCCTCGATCCGTCGAAGCTGGACCTCGACAACCCGCGCGTGCATCGCACGGATGCCGACTTCGCGGTCACGTGGGCGCGGATGTACGGCCAGGGACGCGTCTTCTACTCGACGCTCGGCCACGTCGAGGCCAACTGGGACAAACCGGAGATGCAGACGATGATCGCCGAAGCGATCAAGTGGGTGCTCAAGCTCGTCGACGCGGACGTCAGTCCACGCGCAGCGCCCCGATAG
- a CDS encoding PP2C family protein-serine/threonine phosphatase: MLRADAFGLVLGLLLILTGLATLVFGSVLRRRAVSLLWLGAFSLLYGSRLLERAGILRLSFDVPTAVWERIDAAMTYTVPIPIVLFARAIFPAWRRFWTSGAIGLAGFAVYGVIADATLDHAHSAGTVNNGIAIAFFVGVIGWVYRPGLTPSRELQALRIGALSVSVAAVADNLRGMKVLAFPGPDLEPIGFTVLIASLATVATWRVVADAHQLVVINRELDIARQIQSSILPQAMPQMRGLTVVSRYRPLTAVAGDFYDFVEIDTERLGILVADVAGHGVPAALLASMVKVALAAQRDHADSPAAVLAGMNQTLCGRLAGQYVTAAYLFIDIRSRMIRYGAAGHPPMLRSTRGNGEVDEVEQNGLMLGFVQNHGYTELQEVLRRDDRFLLYTDGLIEACNADDEFFGIERLKASLTAATARHAEDATDDLLTSVHRWSGRPAGDDLTLVLVDWNDRETT, encoded by the coding sequence ATGCTGCGCGCGGACGCATTTGGTCTGGTCCTCGGGCTGCTCCTGATACTGACCGGGCTGGCCACCCTCGTGTTCGGTAGCGTGCTGCGACGACGCGCCGTCTCGTTGCTCTGGCTGGGCGCCTTCTCTCTGCTTTACGGCTCCCGGCTCCTGGAACGCGCCGGTATCCTCCGCCTCTCCTTCGACGTCCCCACGGCTGTGTGGGAGCGCATCGATGCCGCGATGACCTATACGGTTCCGATTCCCATCGTGCTCTTTGCGCGCGCCATCTTTCCTGCGTGGCGTCGGTTCTGGACCTCGGGCGCGATCGGATTGGCCGGCTTTGCGGTCTATGGCGTCATTGCCGACGCCACCCTCGACCATGCGCACTCGGCGGGCACGGTAAACAACGGTATCGCGATTGCGTTCTTCGTCGGTGTGATTGGTTGGGTGTATCGTCCAGGCCTGACGCCCTCGCGCGAGTTGCAAGCGCTTCGGATCGGCGCACTGAGCGTGTCGGTGGCGGCTGTCGCCGACAACCTGCGCGGGATGAAGGTCCTGGCATTCCCGGGGCCAGACCTGGAGCCGATCGGCTTTACGGTCCTTATCGCATCTCTTGCAACAGTCGCGACGTGGCGCGTCGTCGCCGACGCGCACCAACTGGTAGTGATCAACCGGGAACTGGACATCGCACGACAAATCCAGTCTTCCATCCTGCCGCAGGCTATGCCACAGATGCGGGGATTGACCGTCGTGTCGCGCTACCGCCCGCTGACGGCCGTCGCCGGGGACTTCTATGACTTCGTCGAGATCGACACCGAGCGGCTCGGCATTCTCGTCGCCGACGTCGCGGGCCATGGAGTCCCGGCAGCCTTGCTCGCCTCAATGGTCAAAGTCGCACTCGCCGCGCAAAGAGATCACGCCGACAGCCCAGCCGCGGTGCTGGCGGGGATGAACCAGACGTTGTGCGGACGCCTTGCCGGACAGTACGTCACGGCCGCCTATCTCTTCATCGACATTCGATCTCGAATGATTCGGTATGGCGCCGCTGGCCACCCGCCGATGCTGCGCTCAACGCGCGGGAATGGAGAGGTGGACGAAGTGGAGCAGAACGGTCTGATGCTCGGCTTCGTGCAGAATCACGGCTACACGGAATTGCAAGAGGTCCTGCGCAGGGACGACCGGTTCCTCCTGTACACCGACGGCCTGATCGAGGCCTGCAATGCCGACGACGAGTTCTTTGGGATTGAGCGGCTCAAAGCGTCGCTCACTGCGGCAACCGCGCGCCATGCGGAGGATGCGACTGACGATCTTCTGACCTCAGTCCACCGATGGTCGGGACGACCGGCGGGTGACGATCTCACGCTGGTCCTCGTCGATTGGAACGATCGCGAGACGACGTGA
- a CDS encoding DUF1569 domain-containing protein, with amino-acid sequence MKTLARDGGLAEILRRLRTVRPDSTRRWGEMSAHQMICHLSDACRMALNERRVSPATGALHRTAVKWAALYLPVPWPAGIETRPEIDQQCEGTSPADFAGDVAQLAVLLERVATRSRDAEWPEHPIFGRMSRMSWMRWAYLHADHHLRQFGA; translated from the coding sequence ATGAAGACGCTCGCTCGCGATGGCGGCCTGGCAGAGATCCTTCGACGATTGAGAACCGTGCGCCCCGACAGCACTCGTCGATGGGGCGAGATGTCTGCGCATCAGATGATCTGTCATTTGAGCGATGCGTGCCGCATGGCGTTGAACGAGAGGCGCGTCAGCCCTGCGACTGGCGCGCTGCACCGAACCGCCGTGAAATGGGCCGCGCTCTATCTTCCAGTGCCGTGGCCGGCGGGCATCGAGACGCGCCCCGAAATCGATCAGCAATGTGAGGGCACGAGTCCAGCCGACTTTGCCGGCGATGTCGCGCAACTGGCGGTGCTGCTCGAACGAGTAGCGACACGCTCGCGGGATGCCGAGTGGCCGGAGCATCCCATCTTCGGCAGGATGTCGCGTATGTCGTGGATGCGATGGGCGTACCTCCACGCGGATCACCATCTTCGTCAGTTTGGTGCGTGA
- a CDS encoding ECF-type sigma factor, translating to MTALLLSWGTGDQAAVNQLIPLVHDELRRIARRCMAGERAGHSLHASALVNEAYLRLVDLQHVNWQNRAHFLAMSARLMRRILVDVARSKGYQKRGGGAVRVTFDDALAVTDERGEDLVALDDALRTLAGVDERKARVIELRFFGGLTVEETASVLQV from the coding sequence ATCACCGCACTCCTTCTGTCATGGGGCACGGGGGATCAGGCCGCCGTGAACCAGTTGATCCCGCTCGTGCATGACGAGCTGCGCCGCATCGCCAGACGCTGCATGGCCGGGGAGCGTGCCGGGCATAGCCTGCACGCGTCGGCGCTCGTGAACGAGGCGTACCTCCGACTGGTGGATCTGCAGCACGTCAACTGGCAGAATCGGGCTCACTTCCTGGCGATGTCCGCGCGGTTGATGCGGCGTATCCTCGTGGATGTCGCGCGATCGAAGGGCTATCAGAAGCGCGGTGGCGGGGCCGTCCGGGTAACGTTCGATGACGCGCTTGCGGTGACCGATGAGCGTGGCGAGGACCTCGTCGCCCTCGACGATGCGTTGCGGACGTTGGCTGGCGTGGACGAGCGCAAGGCCAGGGTGATTGAGCTTCGGTTCTTTGGCGGGTTGACTGTCGAGGAGACCGCTTCGGTCTTGCAGGTGTAG
- a CDS encoding PD40 domain-containing protein has protein sequence MPFWSPDGRSVAFYAEGLLKRIELADGLVRTLTGATAGVGGAWNGDDVILLVQNPASPIHRISADGGIPSAVTRIERGHTGHAFPDFLPHGRHFLYFVQGSADVRGVYVGQLDAWTARKLFDADSPAVYASNHLLFVRGATLYAQPVDVARWNLTGTPVPVAADVMGSMLTNARAGLSATAGGTVAFRAGSASADRQFAWVDRSGHEIGTVGAPDSGDVISPSLSPDGASVAFLRRVNGNTDVWLLEMRRGLLSRFTDHGAEDIFPLWSRDGARIVFTSTRNGGFDLYQKPTTGAGLEELLLPGREETFACDWSPDGRVLLYGRRSAETGFDLWALPLGGGARPFPVIQTPHDEKDGQFSPDGTQIAFHSNRSGRFETYVQPFPGVGTAVRVSTKGGAQVRWRPDGRELFYIALDGRMMAAPIQLHADDQVVVGIPVPLFGTRVGRVITPVGTQYAVSPDGQRFIMNTVVGHIGPTPIRLIVNWHPRP, from the coding sequence ATGCCGTTCTGGTCCCCGGACGGCCGTTCCGTGGCGTTCTATGCAGAGGGACTGCTCAAGCGCATTGAGCTTGCAGACGGTTTGGTGCGGACCTTGACGGGCGCAACAGCCGGCGTCGGTGGTGCCTGGAATGGCGACGACGTCATTCTTCTGGTCCAGAATCCGGCCAGTCCCATTCATCGCATCTCCGCCGACGGAGGCATCCCGTCGGCGGTGACCCGGATCGAACGCGGCCATACAGGTCACGCGTTTCCGGACTTCCTGCCGCACGGCCGTCATTTTCTGTATTTCGTGCAAGGGAGTGCCGACGTCCGCGGCGTCTACGTCGGTCAACTCGATGCGTGGACCGCGCGGAAACTGTTCGACGCGGACTCGCCCGCGGTGTACGCGTCCAATCACCTCCTGTTCGTCCGCGGCGCGACGCTCTATGCGCAGCCAGTCGATGTGGCCCGGTGGAACCTGACCGGCACTCCTGTGCCGGTGGCCGCCGACGTGATGGGCAGCATGCTCACGAACGCGCGAGCGGGTCTCTCGGCAACAGCGGGCGGCACCGTCGCGTTTCGCGCAGGATCGGCAAGCGCAGACCGGCAATTCGCCTGGGTCGACCGGTCGGGTCACGAGATCGGTACGGTTGGCGCTCCTGACAGTGGGGATGTGATTTCCCCGTCCCTTTCGCCCGACGGCGCGTCCGTGGCGTTTCTGAGACGCGTGAACGGAAACACTGATGTGTGGTTGCTGGAGATGCGTCGCGGCTTGCTCAGCCGGTTCACGGATCACGGCGCTGAGGACATCTTTCCCCTCTGGTCCCGGGATGGGGCGCGAATCGTGTTCACGTCGACCCGGAACGGCGGGTTCGACCTGTACCAGAAGCCGACGACAGGCGCGGGGCTGGAGGAGCTGCTGCTGCCAGGCCGGGAAGAGACGTTTGCGTGCGACTGGTCGCCAGATGGGCGGGTCCTGCTGTATGGGAGGCGGAGTGCGGAGACCGGGTTCGATCTCTGGGCGCTCCCGTTGGGCGGAGGTGCGAGACCGTTCCCGGTGATTCAGACGCCACATGATGAGAAAGACGGCCAGTTCTCACCGGATGGAACGCAGATCGCGTTCCATTCCAACCGATCCGGGCGGTTTGAGACGTATGTTCAACCGTTTCCCGGTGTGGGAACGGCAGTGCGCGTGTCCACCAAAGGTGGTGCTCAGGTGCGGTGGCGGCCGGATGGACGCGAACTGTTCTACATTGCGCTGGACGGACGAATGATGGCGGCTCCGATCCAGTTGCATGCCGACGACCAGGTCGTTGTCGGTATACCCGTTCCCCTCTTCGGCACGCGCGTCGGCCGCGTCATTACACCTGTCGGTACCCAGTACGCCGTGTCTCCCGATGGGCAGCGGTTCATCATGAACACGGTCGTCGGCCACATCGGCCCGACACCGATCAGGCTGATTGTGAACTGGCACCCACGTCCGTAG
- a CDS encoding protein kinase domain-containing protein, with the protein MTTERWRRVEALFHDVLARPAGERTAALVAACPDDAALQADVQSLLDQSEGLDGFLATPAMDVAARFVSSASLSLTDRCLGVFELRELIGIGGMGEVYRARDTRLGRDVAIKILPPAFQKDPDRLARFEREARLLALLNHPHIARSTGSRTRAACVRSSWNLSRVRRSRIESSAGRCRCPKC; encoded by the coding sequence ATGACGACCGAACGATGGCGCCGGGTCGAGGCGCTCTTCCACGACGTGCTGGCGCGTCCCGCGGGCGAGCGCACGGCGGCGCTGGTTGCGGCGTGCCCGGACGACGCCGCGTTGCAGGCCGACGTGCAGTCGCTACTGGATCAGTCAGAGGGCCTTGATGGGTTTCTGGCCACTCCCGCCATGGACGTGGCAGCGCGCTTCGTGTCGTCGGCGAGCCTGTCGCTCACCGATCGGTGCCTGGGCGTGTTCGAGTTGCGGGAGTTGATAGGGATTGGCGGTATGGGCGAAGTGTACCGCGCGCGCGACACCCGGCTCGGACGAGACGTCGCGATCAAGATTCTGCCGCCCGCGTTTCAGAAGGATCCCGATCGGCTGGCTCGTTTCGAACGGGAGGCGCGGCTGCTGGCGTTGCTCAATCATCCGCACATCGCGCGATCTACGGGCTCGAGGACGAGGGCGGCGTGCGTGCGCTCATCCTGGAACTTGTCGAGGGTGAGACGCTCGCGGATCGAATCGAGCGCGGGCCGTTGCCGATGTCCGAAGTGCTGA
- a CDS encoding protein kinase domain-containing protein, which produces MADKQLDKRLGATVVTPSAAGHPGRIGRYVIERLLGQGGMGVVYAAHDDRLQRTIAVKTLSPRADDEAARKRLWREARAAASVNHPNICQIYEVGEDNGRVFIAMELLDGEALSERLHRGPFRASEVLPIGLGILAALAAMHARGVVHRDLKPSNVFLTAHGVKLLDFGLARPELEAGLSPDARLTGTGIVMGTPGYMSPEQVIGEPVDARSDLFAAGAILFEMLAGYPAFNGRMLAEVFHATRYEQPPALSGSPAVAAIDRVIRRALAKRAAERPASAEAMAQELEAIPAAATSTAATGARALTRLVVLPFRILRQDPETDFLAFSLPDAIATSLSRNPALVVRSSAVAARFGMDSPVLKELAAEADVDRVVMGTLMRAGDHIRAVAQLVEAPAGTLLASHVVQSSMGELFQLQDEIALRVCEALALPLSGGQMAPAADAPNDARAYELFLRANELARTYDGLAAARDLYLRCLALDSRFAPAWAHVGRCHRVIGKYIDGAVDSEARAEDAFRRALALSPRLSIAHKFYAQLEADIGHAEAAMVRLLDEANRHGNDPELFAGLVHACRYCGLYEQAIAAHAEARRLDPNVPTSLEQTLLMMGDIDRLVAITPPPVIAGADDGIHVIGLGLAGRRVEARQKLLAMRDASRIPVFEAWIEYLMAWLDRRGEEMTGRARTFSGLKINDDPEAIFQEGWLLCDIGDHEAGLGRLLRAVAKGYYVSPTLTTRPQFDALRDNAEFRALVGHAEAGRQRARALFRQAGGDRLIGA; this is translated from the coding sequence GTGGCTGACAAGCAGCTCGACAAGCGGCTGGGGGCAACCGTCGTTACACCGTCCGCAGCGGGCCATCCGGGTCGCATCGGTCGGTACGTGATCGAACGCTTGCTGGGCCAGGGCGGCATGGGCGTCGTCTACGCGGCGCATGACGATCGACTCCAGCGCACGATCGCGGTCAAAACGCTGTCGCCGCGTGCTGACGACGAGGCGGCGCGGAAGCGGCTCTGGCGCGAGGCGCGGGCGGCGGCCAGTGTCAACCACCCGAACATCTGCCAAATCTACGAGGTCGGTGAAGATAACGGTCGCGTCTTCATCGCGATGGAGTTGCTCGACGGCGAAGCCTTGTCAGAGCGACTGCACCGCGGTCCCTTTCGCGCTTCAGAGGTGCTCCCGATCGGTCTCGGCATCCTCGCGGCCCTTGCGGCGATGCACGCGCGCGGTGTCGTGCATCGTGATCTGAAACCCTCCAACGTGTTTCTGACCGCCCATGGCGTGAAGCTGCTCGACTTCGGCCTCGCGCGGCCAGAGTTGGAGGCCGGGCTGAGCCCCGATGCCCGACTCACAGGCACTGGCATCGTCATGGGCACCCCCGGTTACATGTCGCCCGAACAAGTGATTGGCGAGCCCGTCGACGCCCGTAGCGATCTGTTCGCCGCCGGCGCGATTCTGTTCGAGATGTTGGCAGGATATCCGGCATTCAACGGCCGTATGCTCGCCGAGGTGTTCCACGCCACGCGCTACGAGCAACCGCCCGCGCTGAGCGGATCACCCGCGGTCGCGGCTATTGATCGCGTCATTCGCCGCGCTCTGGCGAAGCGTGCCGCCGAGCGCCCCGCCTCTGCCGAAGCGATGGCGCAGGAGCTGGAGGCCATTCCCGCCGCGGCGACGTCGACGGCAGCGACGGGGGCGCGCGCGCTCACCCGCCTGGTCGTTCTTCCATTTCGCATCTTGCGGCAGGATCCGGAGACGGACTTCCTTGCCTTCAGTCTGCCCGACGCGATCGCGACCTCGTTGTCGCGCAATCCGGCGCTGGTCGTGCGCTCGAGCGCCGTTGCGGCGCGTTTCGGCATGGATTCGCCGGTCCTGAAAGAGCTAGCAGCGGAGGCGGACGTCGATCGCGTCGTGATGGGCACGCTGATGCGAGCAGGCGATCACATTCGCGCCGTGGCGCAGCTGGTCGAAGCACCGGCGGGAACGCTGCTCGCGTCGCACGTCGTCCAGTCGTCCATGGGCGAGCTCTTCCAACTCCAGGACGAGATCGCGCTGCGCGTGTGCGAGGCGCTTGCGCTGCCGCTCTCGGGCGGACAAATGGCGCCAGCCGCCGACGCGCCAAACGACGCTCGAGCGTATGAGCTCTTCTTGCGCGCGAACGAGTTGGCACGTACGTACGATGGACTTGCCGCCGCACGCGACTTGTATCTGCGCTGCCTCGCTCTGGACTCGCGCTTTGCTCCCGCGTGGGCCCACGTGGGACGCTGCCACCGCGTGATCGGCAAATACATCGATGGCGCCGTCGACAGCGAGGCGCGTGCCGAGGATGCCTTCCGCCGCGCGCTCGCGCTCAGCCCGCGCTTGTCGATCGCACACAAGTTCTACGCCCAGCTCGAAGCCGATATCGGTCACGCCGAGGCCGCGATGGTTCGGCTCCTTGATGAGGCCAATCGGCATGGCAACGATCCGGAGTTGTTTGCCGGCCTCGTTCACGCCTGTCGCTACTGCGGCTTGTACGAACAAGCGATCGCTGCGCATGCCGAGGCGCGGCGACTCGATCCGAACGTGCCGACCAGTCTCGAGCAGACCTTGCTGATGATGGGGGACATCGATCGACTCGTCGCCATCACGCCGCCACCCGTCATCGCCGGTGCAGACGACGGCATTCACGTCATTGGACTGGGCCTTGCGGGGCGGCGCGTCGAAGCACGTCAGAAGTTGCTGGCGATGCGCGACGCGTCTCGCATTCCGGTGTTCGAGGCATGGATCGAGTATTTGATGGCGTGGCTCGATCGGCGCGGCGAAGAGATGACGGGTCGGGCAAGGACGTTCAGTGGGTTGAAGATCAACGACGACCCCGAAGCCATCTTTCAGGAAGGCTGGCTGCTGTGCGACATCGGCGATCACGAAGCCGGCCTCGGTCGACTCCTGCGCGCGGTGGCCAAGGGGTACTACGTGTCGCCAACGTTGACGACACGACCGCAATTCGACGCCCTGCGCGACAATGCCGAGTTTCGCGCGCTGGTCGGCCATGCAGAAGCGGGCCGGCAGCGCGCCCGCGCCTTGTTCCGGCAGGCCGGCGGCGACCGGCTGATCGGCGCGTGA
- a CDS encoding class I SAM-dependent methyltransferase — translation MGVPQMNSVNRFDDRASDYVRCRPSYPASAIDHILAGLGPPDGLSAADVGAGTGISARLLGDRGVRVVAVEPGVAMRGAAAPHLQVNWVAGLAEATGLAPQAVDLVLSAQSFHWFRPAEALTEFARILRPGGRLAIMWNRPSTSDALTAGYGQAVIDVGGDVGSARMSFDAVDVSRSGVFTPAVRTTFPNTQQLDLAGLIGRANSASYVPKSTAASARLRSLLTDLHDRYADRDGLVTMCYETEVFLAHRM, via the coding sequence ATGGGCGTGCCACAGATGAACAGCGTCAACCGCTTCGACGACCGTGCCAGCGACTACGTCCGGTGTCGGCCGTCGTATCCCGCCTCGGCCATCGACCACATCCTCGCAGGGTTGGGTCCGCCCGATGGCCTGAGCGCTGCGGACGTCGGCGCCGGCACCGGCATCTCCGCGCGACTGCTCGGCGATCGAGGCGTTCGCGTGGTGGCCGTCGAGCCCGGGGTGGCGATGCGCGGTGCGGCGGCGCCTCATCTCCAGGTGAACTGGGTCGCGGGGCTGGCCGAAGCGACGGGGCTCGCGCCACAGGCGGTGGACCTGGTCCTGTCGGCACAATCGTTCCACTGGTTCCGCCCGGCCGAGGCACTCACCGAGTTCGCCCGCATCCTCCGGCCGGGCGGACGCCTGGCCATCATGTGGAACCGGCCAAGTACCAGCGACGCGCTGACGGCTGGCTACGGTCAGGCGGTCATCGACGTCGGCGGCGACGTCGGCAGCGCGCGCATGTCCTTCGACGCAGTCGACGTGTCGCGCAGCGGCGTCTTCACTCCGGCAGTCCGGACGACGTTCCCCAACACCCAGCAGCTCGACCTCGCCGGCCTGATCGGCCGCGCCAACAGCGCGTCCTACGTGCCGAAGTCCACCGCGGCGAGCGCTCGTCTCAGGTCGTTGCTCACTGACCTGCACGATCGCTACGCCGACCGCGATGGTCTGGTCACGATGTGCTACGAGACGGAAGTGTTCCTCGCGCACAGGATGTGA
- a CDS encoding serine/threonine-protein kinase has protein sequence MRALILELVEGETLADRIERGPLPMSEVLTIAGQIADALDTAHEKGIIHRDLKPANIKITPEGVVKVLDFGLAKAAASDGSSPGVSQLPTITDGALREGLIVGTAAYMSPEQARGKPVDKRTDIWAFGCVLYEMLTGQLPFPGKTTSDTVAAILEREANWDALPVPTPESIRRLLRDALQKDTKLRLRDIGDARREFDAARSELLSPYRATPPLRRAERFIWLTAVSVLLLVAVVVAIWAARATPPLPEVDTEINTPTGSDPVDLNSLSLSA, from the coding sequence GTGCGTGCGCTCATCCTGGAACTTGTCGAGGGTGAGACGCTCGCGGATCGAATCGAGCGCGGGCCGTTGCCGATGTCCGAAGTGCTGACGATCGCGGGCCAAATCGCCGATGCGTTGGATACGGCGCATGAGAAAGGGATCATCCACCGCGACCTGAAGCCCGCCAACATCAAGATCACGCCCGAAGGCGTCGTGAAGGTCCTGGACTTCGGGCTCGCGAAGGCCGCGGCGAGCGACGGATCGAGTCCGGGCGTCTCGCAGTTGCCGACGATCACGGACGGTGCCCTGCGTGAAGGCCTCATCGTCGGAACCGCGGCGTACATGAGCCCGGAGCAGGCGCGGGGCAAGCCGGTCGACAAGCGTACCGATATCTGGGCGTTCGGCTGTGTGCTGTACGAGATGTTGACCGGCCAGCTGCCGTTTCCGGGGAAGACGACCTCCGATACGGTGGCGGCGATCCTCGAACGTGAGGCCAACTGGGACGCCCTGCCCGTACCCACGCCCGAGTCGATTCGGCGGCTGCTCCGCGACGCCTTGCAGAAGGACACGAAATTGCGGCTCCGCGACATCGGCGACGCCCGTCGCGAGTTCGATGCCGCGCGGAGCGAATTGCTCTCTCCGTACCGAGCGACCCCACCACTTCGCCGCGCGGAACGGTTTATCTGGCTCACCGCCGTCAGCGTCCTGTTACTCGTCGCAGTGGTGGTGGCCATATGGGCGGCCCGCGCGACGCCGCCACTTCCCGAAGTGGATACGGAGATCAACACACCGACGGGATCGGATCCCGTCGATCTGAATTCACTGTCGCTGTCCGCCTGA
- a CDS encoding carboxypeptidase-like regulatory domain-containing protein, which produces MTQRLLILGAIVLGVACNETRSPVAPSSPAPVSSPSAPVSFTLTGVVYEATTAGRRPLAGVGLDVSVEYQSWPPKVFSDTTGRYRVPNMLVSGSLKIIAEMPGYKQPCRVAVMQTDADQDLYLVPDDTLSTTGIPASLPLAGPMLAGHVFERSPEGIQRLPGASIVLDFSGGMGWGPVASTVTDATGRYVLCNMGTPLLGIYAYVSKPGYKSAYVPVNPVQTVSLEIELERLSGAS; this is translated from the coding sequence ATGACGCAAAGACTGCTCATACTCGGCGCGATCGTGCTGGGTGTCGCCTGCAACGAGACGCGCTCGCCTGTCGCCCCTTCGAGCCCGGCTCCCGTCTCGTCCCCGTCGGCGCCCGTGAGCTTCACGCTGACCGGCGTGGTGTACGAAGCCACCACCGCAGGTCGCCGCCCGCTTGCGGGCGTGGGACTCGACGTCTCGGTCGAGTACCAATCGTGGCCGCCGAAGGTCTTCAGCGACACGACCGGCCGATACCGCGTGCCCAACATGTTGGTGAGCGGCTCGCTCAAGATCATCGCCGAGATGCCGGGCTACAAGCAGCCGTGCCGCGTTGCCGTCATGCAGACCGATGCGGATCAAGATCTGTACCTCGTGCCGGATGACACGCTGTCGACGACTGGCATTCCTGCGTCGCTGCCATTGGCCGGGCCGATGTTGGCGGGGCATGTGTTCGAACGCTCCCCTGAAGGCATCCAGAGGCTGCCGGGTGCCAGCATCGTCCTGGACTTCAGTGGCGGAATGGGATGGGGCCCGGTCGCGAGCACGGTAACCGACGCGACAGGCCGCTACGTGCTCTGCAACATGGGCACTCCCCTTCTTGGCATCTACGCCTACGTCTCGAAGCCTGGGTACAAGTCCGCCTACGTTCCTGTCAACCCGGTGCAGACCGTCAGCCTCGAGATCGAGCTCGAACGGCTATCGGGTGCCAGCTAG